In Rosa rugosa chromosome 4, drRosRugo1.1, whole genome shotgun sequence, the genomic stretch GACTCCAAACAAGCCTATTTGGACTAGGGTTTCTTCCAAGGGGGATACAAAGCACTTTCTCTGCAACATGGCGAGGGAATAGGTTATAAATCACCGAGGTCTTCCATTGACGACTTGAAGCATCAATAAGGTCTGCTACCTTGGTGAAGCTTGTATTGGGAGGTTGCGGTATTGGAATTGATGTAGATAATGGGAGCCATTTATCCTGCCATATATTGACCTGATCGCCGTCCCCAATTTTCCATTGAACTCCTGCTTTTAGGACCTGTCTTCCTTGTAAAATACTTCTCCAAGAGAAGGACGGAGAGTCGCCAATTTCAGCCTTCCAAAATGAACAATGTGGGAAGTACCTTGCTTTGTATAACTTGGCAATTAGAGACTGAGGATTGGCTATAATTCTCCATCCTTGTTTTGCAAGCATAGCAATATTATATGCGTACAGGTTTTTGAAACCCATACCTCCCTCATGCTTGGTTAAACAGTCTTTCCCAACTTCTCCAATGGATTTTCTTTTTCCCATCCGTGTCACCCCAAAAGAAGGATGCACACAATTGATGGATATCATCACAAAGGCCTTGTGGAAGTAAGTAACAATTCATTGCATAGAGGGGCATTGTTTGAGCAACTGCTTTGATGAGAATTTCCTTTCCAGCACAGCTTAGAATCTTGGCCTTCCAATTGATTAACTTTTTCGACAATCTCTCTTTGATGTAGGCGAATTTTGTAGTTTTTGATTTACCGACCCACAATGGTAAACCAAGATATTTGTCATGCTCTTCCACGCGATCTACTGCAAGGATAGAAGCCAGACTATGTTGTAGTGCAATATCAACATTTCTACTAAACACAACATTACTTTTTTGGAAATTCACCCGTTGGCCAGAAGCTTTTTCATAAGTCAATAAAATTTGCTTGAAGGCTAAGCATTCTTCCATTGTGGCTGTCCCAAATAATATGCTATCATCCGCAAAAAACAAGTGGTGGAGCGTAGGAGCTTGAGGACACATCTTGAGACCAGTGATTCGGTTGCATTGCACTTCATGGGTAATAAGTGCAGAGAGACCTTCTGCACAAAGAATGAACAAGTACGGTGACAATGGGTCACCTTGCCGGATTCCTCTAGTAGGTAAGATAGGAGGTGTGGGCATCCCTTGCTGCAATATAGAATAGGTCACAGATTTGACATTATTCATCACCATAGTGATCCACGTAGGGTGAAAACCAAGCTTAGTGAGAATTTCTTGGAGATATGTCCACTCAAGACGATCATACGCCTTGCTGATGTCCAGCTTCAAGGAGAAGAAACTAGTTTCTTGATGCCTTAGTTTATGCATGAAGTGAGCTGCTTCATTGGCAACTAAAGTATTGTCTGAAATGATCCTTCCAGGCACATAGGCGCTTTGGTGGGAGGAGATAATATCCGGAAGCCATTGCTTGAGTCTGTTAACAATTGCTTTGGATGAGATACGACAAATTACATTACTGAGTGCTATCGGCCTGAAATGTGCGTCTTCTTGTGGATCTTTCATTTTTGGTATTAAACACAAGTAGGTGAAGTTGGTGTTATGCTCCAGTTCACCTGTTTCGAGAAAACTACGAACTGCCAAACATACATCACTGCCAACAATGTGCcaatatttttgaaagaaaaaagggGACATACCGTCAGGTCCAGGGCTTTTTGAAGGATGCATCTGGAAGAGAGCAGATTTTATTTCATCCTCAGTGTAGGGCTTCAAAAGATGGCTATTCATTTCAGGTGTGACCTTCTTTGGCGTTGCTTCTATAGTTACCGCAAGTGCATTCACATGACAGCCTTCAGTTGCAAAAACATTTGAGAAGTATGATAGTAGAAGCCTTTGGATTTGATCCGGTTCTGTTTGCCAATTCCCATTTTCATCCATCAGACCCCGAATTAGGTTTTTACTACGACGGTTGCTGGCTCGTCTGTGGAAGAACGCAGAGTTCCTGTCACCGTCTTTGAGCCAAATGGCCCTGGAGCGCTGCCTCCAATACTTTTCTTGCTGCACTAGGATTTGACTTTGCTTGACATGTGGTGTTCTCTGCTCATCATACAGCTCCGGAGAGTAGGGTAATCTCATAAGGTCATTTAGCTTTTCTTGAATGACTCGAAGTTCAACCCTCTGATTATCAAACTCGGTCTTGTGCCATTGCATGAGGTTGTTTCCCGTATTGGTGATTTTGACCACTACTTGCTGCTGGGCAGTACCCGTAGAGGGTGTTAACCAGGACTTCTTGATAATTTCCCCACAATTAGGGTTTTCATGCCAACACTCCTCAAAGCGGAAAAGCTTAGGAGTTTTTTTCCACGTTAGTTTCGAAGCACGAACTATGATTAGGAGAGGGCTATGATCGGACTCGCTGGGGTTCAGAGTGATTACCCGACTGTATGGGAATAAAGGCCTCCACTGTGGTGTTTGAAAACCACGATCAAGGCGTTCTTCGGTGAACTTATTGCTCAAATCCCCACAAATCCCATATCCATAAGATCACAGTCAGCCATGGTTCGTCTAAACGCGGCCATGGGTGTTGCCGCCCTTGGCGGTCCTCCTGATTTATCAGTATTTGACATTATCTCATTAAAGTCGCCTGCAACAAGCCAAGGGATAGTGCATGCCTCCGATGCCAACGCCCTAAGTAATGCCCATGTTCTATGTCTCCTTTCCCTTGCAGCAACTCCATAGATACCAGTAAACCTCCATTTATGTGTATCATCAGCTTTGCCAACAACGACATCTATGTGGTTCGGTGACCGAGATCTAAGATCTATGTGTGTATCATCATTCCAGATCAGTGCAACTCCCTGCGAGTCTCGTTCATGCTGGTAACAAATATTATCTTTGAAGCCAAGTTTGTAAGTCAAGGCGTTGATATGATCTTTCTGTGCCAAGGTTTCAGCCAGAAAAATAATACTGGGTTTACGAGCCTGAACGATATCAATAAGGGCGCATTGTGATTTGAAATTGACTATTCCTCGACAATTCCATACCAGGATGTTTCCTTGAAGCATGGTCGGAGACTTGAATGCTGCAAACGAGCTTGGCGGCGACGGCTATGCGACGCTTAGGGTTTTAGACAAACGAAGTAGAACATGAATGATGATGCATATTCATAGAACAATAAGATAATCGTACGTTCTTTAATATCTGAATAAGTTTCCAGAGCGGATTTTGAATCTAACTTATAGAAGGAAGAAATTTGGTACATTCATAGTGTATGAATGTTGCATCTTTGCAATAcctttgtgaacaccgaaagtaaaaaatttaaaaaacaaaaagaaaaaggaggcgGATCCGTGACATCACAAATTATAGTTAAAATTATACTTCAATTATCAACCATTAGATTAAAAGATTATCAATGGATGAGATTAGTCATAAAGAATATATCATTacctattatttttcttttcttttctttttaattaattaaagggataatgataaaaaaggttattttgaagtgtcttattataatttaaacaccacaaatgtccccatgataattaaggtcaccttcacaacctaccactagagttcaacttaattacaaaaactgtcACCGTCAGTTTCTTTCGCAGTTTACTGGAAGTGAATTAAGTCATAACTGTTTATCTTCTACACATTATAATTTGGAATTTCAAAGGTCCAAAACCGCTCAAACCTACTCCGAAATAGAGAATTACTCTCATCTTCACCTCCGGCGGCCACATTCTGAGACACATACATTCTCCGACGACTGTTTTCCTCCACGGTGAAGCAGCACCGACTCTGCAAAAGTACTTCACTGAAAAAGccccaaattttagggttttgaagaaTTGCAGACCTTCAATCGTGTACCTCGACCGGGTAATCTTTCAGCCTCGATTCTCAGAAACTTCTCTTACTTAATTGCGATACATTGAGATAGTGTATAGTTTTGGAATTATAAGTCGAATATGAATGGATTTgattatgaaacaaaacaattcgaCTCCAAGTTTTGGTTTGACTGAAGGTTTAAAGCTTTTTTGAGTGGAGATGATAAATGACTGCCTttaaattttagtttgatgctgTAACATAGCCAGTGACATAGGCTACTGAGTGggtgtgatttgattttggtgcGGCTGTGTTTTCATTTTGGTGTGATTTGATACAGAGACATGGACAGTAACATAACCATTTATATGGAGATAATGACTGTTTGTGATACTGTTTAGGCTATAGGCTGTACTAAAATGGAAATGCTGCTAGTTCAAATACATACTTTATAGGATCATATAATGaaactggccatgtaactgaccatgtaacttacaatgtatgtaactgaacatgtaactgagcatgtcacttacaatatatgtaactgaccaagtaacttactatgtaactgacgttgtcaTTGACATGGCTAGTGACTTCACTAGCCAGATCACTAGTTGGCCGAGTTACTGGTTATGTAACTtgcaaactcaatgctaaccttcttattttgaaaattttcaacaGAACTAAAACATCAGAAATGgcaagaccaaaaagaaaagaaagggaacaaagcgatgatgacgaagactacAGAGAGGTGGAATCAAAATATGAAGAAGATGATCAAACGATACAGAGAAAGAAGAATTCGAAGaagaatttgaaatcaaaaagaaaaagacaggATAAAGTAGAAGAatcagaaacagaagaagaagaagaagaagaagaagaaacatcaGCAAAGAAGATTGCCAAGAagaattcaaaagaaaaaggcAAAAAACAGAAAGTAAAACATAGGGAAGATTCAGAGTCAGAAGAAGAACCAACACCAAAGAAGGGTTCGAAGAAGCATTCAAAAGtaaaaagcaaaaaacaaaaaataaagcaAGTAGAAGATTCTGAAGAGGAAGCAGAAGAGGATGAAAAACCTGAAGCTgcaccaaagaggaagagacatctgaaaccaggacatgtgcagtacaggtgcacattaataagtttcttgaacacaattaaagaTAACAAGAAGAATCTGAGTCCAAGAACATTAGATTTGCTCAGGCAAACACCATTTGGAAATATTAATTGTTGATGCTGTCCATGGTGGCCACATAGAGGAGAAGTCAGCCAAGAAATCTAATGATTTCATTACCCTCCTACTGCAGGCGTACAACCATGAAAATGACCTTTTcttctttggaaagaagaaattcaagatctcgacaagagatatttcaaagatCCTTGGACTGCCAGCAAAAGGCGAATTGGTCCCAAAGACTTCTGAGGGTGCATATTAGTCCGACTTTGTCCAGCAGTTTTTTTCAAACACAGCGAGAGTTAACAAGAAAGCTGTGGAGAAAGCTCTGCAAGTTACCATCAACGACAAGCCAACAACCGAGGAAGGGATTAAGAAGAAGGACAAAAATgtggcaagattaatcttgctgGACTTGTCAATAAAGTTTTTGTTCCCAAACGCAGGGGGAAAATTTCATGGGACTATGTCAGAGCATGTGAAAATTTGGATAAGATTGGATATTATGATTGGGCAAAGGAAGTTGGAAGCTTCCTAAAAAAGTCTATAAAGGCTTTGAAAAAGAAGAATTCAAAGAGCTCATATGGTAATACAGGGGGCTGCGTTCTAATAATACTGGTAAGTTACTGTCATACTGaaatgtcactggtcaagtaacttaTTAAGTCAAACTGCATGTCACTGACTAAGTTgttatgactattttttttttgttttgtttgtgcaTGCAGTATTGGTTCTGTCAAAAGACTGAAAAAATCAAGCCAATATCTGGAAGGGAGAAGGAAGAGCATGAGATGAGAAAATGGGACATTCAGAGGCTGATACAGAATTGGACAAGCTTTAACAGCTTGAAAAAACTAACTGTAAGTTGTTCTCTGTCAATGAAGTTGTCACTGGCAAAGGAATTATGTTGGTTAAGAGTTACTGATTAAGTCACTGTCACTTTGAATGTCAATGGCCAAATCACACTTCATGTCACTGGCCTTCATAACTGTTGTAAACATGTCATTGGTTATgtcacattgcatgtcactgacatATGGAACATGTTTCTTTTAGAAAATATTTGACTGAAGGAAGATCAAGAGGAATCAGAATCCGACGAAGAGGAGAATAGATCAGATGAAGCAAAGACAGCTCCAGAAGGACAGGAAGAAGGAAATGATGATCAGAATTCTGAAAATGAAGAAGATAACCTAGAAGTTGAGGTGCCTGAACAGGAAAcaacttcagaaaaaaaaacaagtgggaGAAAAAGCTTCAGAAAAAGAGGGAGGAGATAAGATGTCTGACTGTGGAGAAAGATAATTTGCAGAAAAAACTGAAGGAAAAGAAACAGGAACTAAAGAAATTCGCGGAGGACATGGAGAATCTGGAGGAACGAAATGCTGAACTTATGACAGAGAATTTGTGTCTTACATCATCGGTGAAGGAGTTAGAGGCAAAATTGAAGAAATTGGAGCAGATGTTGAGCCCAAAGACTCACACCTCACCGACAGCTCAACAGCACAGGTCCCCACCACAGGTCCCCACCATCTAAAGCTGCTGAGAACACAGAAAAGGAAGATCAATCTACAGTTGAGGAAGGTCAGTCCCAAGAGATCTTCACAGTCGAAGAATTTGTAGCCGCAGCAGCTCAATCTCCACCTCACTTCACAGTgcaagaagaaactcaatcgACACCTCCATCACACAAAGACTCACTGTTCCAGAGCCCCACAGTCCGCAAGCTCACAGTTGAAGAAATGGAAAGACAACCAGACATGTTTCAGATAGTGAAAACTCCTATAGCTGCACATGCCTCTCCACTTCATACATTGAGCATAGAGGAAGAGCAGAAGACACCAGAAGAGAACAAAAAGAGTGAGTTAACAATGCGCATTACAGAGAAACATTCCGGTCAAACTGTATCATCAATGGGTCTCTACTCATATGTTGTGAGATTAAAGAATAGGAAAAGAACACAGAAGAAGGACAACATTTACTGGTGGGGGATGTGAAagcaaaaagagagaaaaaagcaaAGGAGAAGGAAGATAGATTGAGAGCTgctgaaaaggaagaaaaagaaaagcagaAGAAGGCCTCACTGCAACCTGAAGAACGTAAAAAGCTAGAAGAGATGGTAGCACAACAGAATTTGGACGGTTTACCCGAGGATGTTCTGAAAGCAATAAGAGAGATCGACGCTAAAGAAAAAGCAGAAATCAATGAAGAGTCAGAAGAGAAACAGCTCCCTCCTGAGGTCATAGACTGGGAGAAGAGCAAAGTGTACAATTATATGGACCAGGACACCAAGAGAAGAGTGCAGAGATACTGGCAAAATGCCCCATCAGGGTAATACTGCAATTAAGTTGAAATCCTATTTAAAATTTATTGTAACTGGCTAAGTCACTGGCTGTGTAAATGACAAGGTTATGTCACTGTACATGTAACTATTAAAAACCTGTAGACACAAAGAATACTGAAGgatttataaaagaagaaagcagataCACTATCTCATagtcaaaaaaaaattccaatgagtaagcaccttacaagcacttcttatcatttattgaaaaaaatgaaaaatcaaaacaaaatttcaaactgtATTGGAGTCACTTGCTATGTCACTGTTAAAGGCATGTAGGCAGACTTGAACCTATATCGGAGCTGTACAACTCTTTCTGTTGTGACCATCACATTTTCCGCACCTACCACACTTGATCACCCTGGTTTTCTCGCTCCTTTttctgaacctcttctttctagGCCTTCCCGGTGGTCTTCTAGTCAAAGGCGGCTGCAATATCACCACATCTCTACCAAAATCACGCACTGGCTTCGAAATAGAGGGAAGAGGATTAATTGGGAAAGAATAAGTTTCTCGATATTTCTCCACCTTGTATAGCTCATTGACATATGAATACGGGGAAGAACCATGTTGTTGGATCACTACAAGGGCATGGGAACATGGGAAGCCATACAGCTGCCATTCTCCACACGAACAAAAGTGAGTTTCCAAATTCACCATGCTATTGTACTTCTGGCAGTGAACTTCATACACATAGGTATCAGACCTGCTCACTCTCCAATGCCTTCTGACTTCCAAATTCTCCTTCAGCTTCTTTTCAATTGTCGGGCACAACTCAGACAACCATTCCTGAGCATCCTGCTTCCGAGCAACCATTGAATCCATGGACTTCACTCTAATCCCATCATTAATATCAAGAATAGGACGACTCTTCAAGGGCAACacccaattattgaaagactcagCCAAGTTTTTTGTCATTTCACCAAATCTTTCGCTGTTAAAGTAAGCCATACACCAGTTCTCCTTGGGGAGATCCTCCAGAAATTGAGCAACTATGTCGCCGCCTTCACTCCTCAAGATTTCCATGTTGAACTCATACATCTCCGGTGTGCAAGAATAAGCACAACACATAAACAAGTAAGGAATCCGATCCTTAAGGTAAGAAGCAGCTGGAAATTTGTCAGAAAGGTTAGCCATCAGATGTCTAACACAAAACCCATGTGGATTATTGGGAAACACACTAGGGAAAGCACTAACAAGCCCAACATGATGATCAGAAATGAACGTCACCCTCCTCATAGGGTGTTTTTCAAACTCTTCAgccaaaacctcaagaaaaaatctccaattactctcattttcagaatccacaatagcataagcaactggatacaagcctgaacagaaaaacaaaatgaggtcactgtcatgtaactgttaatgtcaatgaccatgtcgctgacataactgcatattacttgacagtgacatggccagggacatgtcattcaaatcacagaacatttaagtcattggacatgtaactgtcaatgaacatgtaactgaccatgtcagtagctatgtaactaaccatgtcacttacattacaaaaaaaacagaacatggcaggaaatagaaaacaagaaaaataaaaaactagaaATAATGAAGGCGATTCAACCTTGATTGGCATCCTTTGCCGATGCAGCAATAATCTGCCCCTTGTACTTGTTGGTAATGAATGTAGCATCAATGAAAAGAATAGGTCtacaagattgaaaacccttcatCCATGCACCATAGGTCACAAACATACGCTGAAACTTGTGTGTTTCTCGATGAAACTCAACCACTATCCTAGAGTCGGGGTTTGACTTCATAACAGACTCACTGAACCAAAGTAGCTGAGCATAAGACTCAGCTTCATCACCATGTAGCTAGGGCTATTTTTGCCAACTCCGTACCATACCAAAATGTGCGATAAGGAACATCCAAACCATAATCACTGTTGATCTCATCAGCTATATCAATtggctttttgtttggattggcacgaatcttattaagcacaatagacttgacaaccttggatcccatcATCTTACTCTTCTGCAAACGAATCACACCATGACAAGTGTGAACATTAACCAACCTTTTAATCATAAAGAAACCATTAGCCCTGCATAAATGAGCCTTCACAAGCCAATTGCAGCCCTGAGAATGTTTCTTAGAACACTGAGCAATAACACGAACCTTGTCATttctaacaaactcatatgaaaaaCCAA encodes the following:
- the LOC133744473 gene encoding uncharacterized protein LOC133744473, encoding MWGKISWDYVRACENLDKIGYYDWAKEVGSFLKKSIKALKKKNSKSSYGNTGGCVLIILYWFCQKTEKIKPISGREKEEHEMRKWDIQRLIQNWTSFNSLKKLTEDQEESESDEEENRSDEAKTAPEGQEEGNDDQNSENEEDNLEVEKKLKEKKQELKKFAEDMENLEERNAELMTENLCLTSSVKELELNSTGPHHRSPPSKAAENTEKEDQSTVEEGQSQEIFTVEEFVAAAAQSPPHFTVQEETQSTPPSHKDSLFQSPTVRKLTVEEMERQPDMFQIVKTPIAAHASPLHTLSIEEEQKTPEENKKSELTMRITEKHSGQTEKNTEEGQHLLVGDVKAKREKKAKEKEDRLRAAEKEEKEKQKKASLQPEERKKLEEMVAQQNLDGLPEDVLKAIREIDAKEKAEINEESEEKQLPPEVIDWEKSKVYNYMDQDTKRRVQRYWQNAPSG
- the LOC133744474 gene encoding uncharacterized protein LOC133744474 codes for the protein MRRVTFISDHHVGLVSAFPSVFPNNPHGFCVRHLMANLSDKFPAASYLKDRIPYLFMCCAYSCTPEMYEFNMEILRSEGGDIVAQFLEDLPKENWCMAYFNSERFGEMTKNLAESFNNWVLPLKSRPILDINDGIRVKSMDSMVARKQDAQEWLSELCPTIEKKLKENLEVRRHWRVSRSDTYVYEVHCQKYNSMVNLETHFCSCGEWQLYGFPCSHALVVIQQHGSSPYSYVNELYKVEKYRETYSFPINPLPSISKPVRDFGRDVVILQPPLTRRPPGRPRKKRFRKRSEKTRVIKCGRCGKCDGHNRKSCTAPI